From Rutidosis leptorrhynchoides isolate AG116_Rl617_1_P2 chromosome 3, CSIRO_AGI_Rlap_v1, whole genome shotgun sequence, a single genomic window includes:
- the LOC139896882 gene encoding 2-oxoglutarate and iron-dependent oxygenase domain-containing protein CP2-like, whose amino-acid sequence MAIEQGKDSPLSPTSIALINGNSNGIGLAPSNANYRLRLNPNQDHRADNYDDLGMEFTPLLFSSLERYLPPNLLDVSRDAKYRYMRDILRRYSTEAERTREQKHREYRQKIVSNYQPLYRELYTMNPSMFFVPSFLKAFNANDKDRDKSIKSIMSEPTPGVYTCDMLQPRFCEMLLSEVENFEKWVHETKFRIMRPNTMNKFGAVLDDFGLEGTLDKLMEDFIRHISKIFFPDVGGYSLDSHHGFVVEYGMDRDVELGFHVDDSEVTLNVCLGKQFTGGELFFRGVRCEKHVNGETYPEEIFDYNHAPGRAIIHRGRHRHGARATTSGHRINLLLWCRSSVHREMKKHKKDFLSFCGECKREKKGRLQQCMDARKKELLVTEGDAAS is encoded by the exons ATGGCCATTGAACAGGGGAAGGACTCGCCGTTGTCCCCTACATCGATCGCACTTATCAACGGTAACAGTAACGGAATCGGACTTGCGCCGTCGAACGCGAACTACCGTCTCCGATTAAACCCTAATCAAGATCACAGGGCGGACAATTATGACGATTTAGGTATGGAATTCACTCCATTGCTTTTCAGCTCTCTCGAAAGATATTTGCCGCCAAATCTTCTCGATGTTTCTAGAGACGCAAAGTATCGATACATGCGCGATATCTTGCGTCGTTATTCAACTGAAGCAGAACGTACTCGA GAACAGAAGCATAGAGAGTATAGGCAAAAAATTGTATCCAATTATCAG CCTCTGTACAGGGAACTTTATACAATGAATCCTTCAATGTTTTTCGTGCCATCATTCTTGAAGGCATTCAATGCTAATGATAAGGACAGAGATAAAAGTATTAAAAGCATAATGTCTGAACCCACTCCAGGAGTATACACATGTGATATGCTACAGCCGCGTTTTTGTGAAATGTTGCTAAGTGAG GTAGAAAATTTTGAAAAGTGGGTCCATGAAACGAAATTCAGAATCATGCGACCAAACACAATGAATAAGTTTGGTGCTGTTCTTGATGACTTTGGCTTGGAAGGCACACTTGACAAGTTGATGGAAGATTTCATACGCCACATCTCAAAAA TTTTCTTTCCTGATGTTGGAGGATATTCTCTTGATTCCCATCATGGATTTGTGGTTGAGTATGGAATGGATAGAGATGTTGAACTTG GTTTTCATGTGGATGATTCGGAAGTTACCCTGAATGTATGTTTGGGCAAACAGTTTACTGGTGGGGAGTTGTTTTTCAGAGGGGTGCGATGTGAAAAACACGTGAATGGTGAAACATATCCCGAG GAAATTTTTGATTACAATCATGCCCCTGGACGTGCAATAATTCACCGTGGTCGTCATCGACATGGTGCGAGAGCCACCACATCTGGGCATAGAATTAATTTACTGCTGTGGTGCAGAAG TTCTGTACATAGAGAGATGAAAAAACACAAAAAGGATTTTTTAAGCTTTTGTGGTGAGTGCAAAAGGGAGAAGAAAGGAAGGCTTCAACAATGTATGGATGCAAGGAAAAAG GAGTTGCTTGTAACTGAAGGGGACGCTGCATCTTAA